The following DNA comes from Diorhabda carinulata isolate Delta chromosome 3, icDioCari1.1, whole genome shotgun sequence.
AATCTGCCTTGAGAATCTTCAACTTGAGCCAACTGAGCTTGTAGTGCAGCAACAGATTCACCTATCGATTTTACTTCTTCTATTAAACTGAAGTGAACATTGTCTCGACAATTTTCAACTCTCGGTCGAAGTAGTCGGTTATCCAATCGAGTTTGTGCTTTCTTCATAGGGGTATCTAATCTTCGTATCGCTTCTCGTAAACTTTCTTTTAAATCCTCAACATCGGCTAGTCGTTTCAAAACTCCTTTCAATTCATCCTCCAATCTTTTAGTTACTTCTTGAGCGCACGCTACTCGTTTAGCTAAGGCGGCTTCTACTCTATCAGCTTGTGCTCTCAGATCTTTTGAAGCGTTGTTCAAGATATCGTCTAACGTTCCCCTCAAAGTGACTGATCTTTGTCTGGTGGCTTCTCCTTCCAGAAGAGTTTCTCTTGTAAAATGTTCCCAATAGTCTGGTGTTGATTGTTCGTCTGGAAACCTAACAGCTCCTGGTTTAAACATAAGTACTGTTGACCTATTATTCAAAGCCATGtttattgaatcaatttcaTGGGATACTTTTTTATCGCTCCAATCGTATTCTAAGCGCTGTTTAGCCGTCTTGTCTTCTAAAAGTTGTTTTTCCACGTCTTTGAGAgttcttgaaaaaatttctcGTATTTCTGCACACAAAGCGACTTCCTTCAtaacttcttcttctacttcatCTCTTACCAGTTCTGCATCCATCCTACCAGTTCTTCTCTCCAAACTTTCCCCGGAAATCGACTCAGGAAGCGTTAATACTTTACTGGCTTGCTTTAATCGATGTCTTTGTTCCTCCATGAAAGTTATTTCTTCTGAAGCTGCTGCTATAGCCCTTTCTAATTCACATTTCCAACGATGAAGCTCAAGTTCTCGTTGATTTAATCTTTTTGTATTGTCTGCTTGGTTTTTGTCGACGTCCGTGAATGATTCGGTAAGACATTGCCTCCCATTCCAATCTATGAGGTTAGCTCTATGTTGTTCCCTAGTAGCCATATCTAGTACTTCTTTATTGTGGGATCTCCAATCTCCTTCACTGTACCTAGCAATTGAGTATTTGTCTACTACTGGTCTTATTCCTGAAAATATGTTGAGGATAGGGATTTtaagagataaaaaattttcacgatACCTGTTAATCCAGAGAGTGGTCCCCAATCTACTCTTCCAGTTGCCCACGGACCAATTGGTCCCATACTCTTCCCTAGCGGATGCGGTAAAGAATCATTAGGCTGGGGTAAATAACAAGGTGGATTGATTTGCTGCTCCGGTTGCTCTGGTCTTTTTTGAATGGGTGCTGTGACGGATTGTTGAGCGTACATTTCTTCGGCGGTTTTGGGTCCGgtatcttttttcaaaatacttttcaaattctCTTGTTTCGCTGGTTTTTGTTCAACATTTCCACATTCGTCTAGTTCATTTTTTGTACAAGGTGGAATACCTCCCTTGTATCCACCATCTGCCTTATCTTTTTCATCGGAAAATTTAACTTCTCTAACCGGAGGAACAGTTAGGTCTGGTTTAAGATCGGAAGAATTCACACCCAAGCTTGGTTGGTTGTTTCCTTGAACATCTTTGAATTGAACATTCGGTTCTGGCGTtgtattttgttcaatataacTTGTATCATTTTTCGGTACGAATTGAGCAAGATGAGGGCACGGCCCGCAGTATCTTGGAGGATATTCGGCCATTTTTcataagtataaaaatatagataaaaacttTATGCATATATTTGTCACTGACAGATATTCTACTTTCATTTTAACAATCTTAAGGATATTACTATCCTTATTTAACGTTTACAAAATAGATGAAATAGTAACCAATAGCATCAGTATCTAAAACCAATTGATTGTATAGAGTGTGTTCATGTAGTTACATAACTTACTCTTATTTCGATTTCTGTAAggtttagaaaaatatattgattattacttttttacaATAGTTGAAGACATTTGTTTAAGTCGATTATATACCAAGTGCACCGCTACTCCAATATAACTTAACGTTaacattttttcgaaaagtatatttttctgttttttataaactattaaACTATAAATACAATCCCGTATTGTGTCATTCtacattcaataataataatttcaaagttgaagtcattgaaatttcaattattagttttacgtcaaatttttttgacacttgttgttttttaatgtcatgaattatttttcattatcattggTGAAAGAAGTTGATTAGGTACTTTGAAAATGTACTAGGTTAACCCAATgggaaataataacaattattaccTTAAGAACTTATGGTGATCGTGAAAGAAATTATGATGAGGTAGCTAGatacataatataattattaaaactgtagttttgagaaatatggaactTGTGAAAGAACTGAGTTCAACTAAAAATCTCCCTCGAACTGATAAAAAAAAGATCGTAAAAGTTTTGAGAAATATGTCACTTCTGGAAGAACCAAGTGCAACTGAAAATCTCCCCAAAATTTGCCAACCAGAAACCGGAACTAATGACGAAACATCCTTGGATGTTATGAAAAGTTTCATAGAGAATCCTTGTAGATCCATTCTGAAAACTGCACTACAACGATTTGTCTGTAACATTATAAAGATAAAGTAATGCGTGTAGatgatcaaaaaatggaattttctgAAGTTATAATGCTAAAGGTATAACAtgagaaatgaaatgaaatgagaaattcaaaattttgatgaaatttggtTTTAGCAAAATGATGCATTAGCAAACTTTAGTGCTACTGTTCAATATTACTTTAATGAAGTTTTCATCCAACTGGATTTGAAGAATGGTTACAATAGAGTAGCCTGCCAGAGATGCCGATATGTCTTCTTGAGatttttttgtggatatttaaaaaatattgtgttcaAGATGCGatgaactgaaaatatattaccAAAAAGGAAAACTAACAGTTTTACCAAGTTAAAAATAGGGATACTTAAATTAGAAACCATATATAAAATTGGGAACCTAGTTATTATAGCAAAAACACGTACgcaaattttcattcaattcgaACATTGTTTCACCAGCCCGCATATCTGAATCATTATGATAAAGAAGATCTTAAGAGCACAAGGAGTGACCTTTTCCCTCAAGTATTTAACTCtttatctttttaaaatattggcTAATCACTGCCAATATAGTGACTAATAACAACCATTTTCTATGAACTAAAATCGTACATAGTTTGAGTAAGCATAAACTCTACtacttttattatcaaaaactgcattgttcttttccatttttggaaaaacataaTTGCAATGAAGTACTAAATTTAgcactttttgtaattttttacttttagtttaaattttttaaaatttcagttgCATGGGGACCATATTGGGAGCATCTCAAAGAAGGATGGAGCCGGAGACATGAAAAGAACgttctattctatttttatgaagATATGAAAAAGGTATAGTAAGTGACTGAAAAATTTCCTAATAATCTAATACATTCTCACAACACTATTTATTCTTTCCTACTCTTAGAAAAACAGTTCTTCTTTCATATTCACGTCCCCTATCTAAGTTTCTTGATCTTCCTTAAACTGTGCAACTTGAAGCAAGGTAACTATGATTAGAGAAGCATAATGTTCTCAGGATACAAAGTGAAAATAGCAGCACCTAGACAATGAAGGTCTCATATAGTCATCCCTGACAAAAGACCACGTCGATTTCTTAAAAGATAAGATGATGAATTCAAGACGGAAACTGGAAAGACTCATGAGTAATCGATCTAAGCTGGAACTGAACACCAAGTTCTAGCTTATCAGTACCATCCTTATCTCCATCATGATATGAGACCCATCTCAATATCCAGCTGAAGGAGCTTACGGACTACGCCATACATTCCAAGCCGGAATGACCAGCATTGAGGAAACTTTGGCTTTAATTTGTGAAGATTGGCAATCTCTCGAATAAGGACAGATTAAGCAAATGGATTCTCTCTTTTAGGTCATTTTTAGTCGTACAAGGTCATATACAAACTTACTCTTTCTAGAATATTTCCTGCTGAAGATAatcacaaataataataataatccaagaaaaaaattcaaagtgGTAATAATAAGGGTGTAAGCCAATATTTCCAACTTGTCCTTAGCatgcttttttattattgttaatcaaaatttcatgagttttttcatgattatcatttaatttatcGTCGGTGGTGCATTCTATGTAATTTAAGAATCGATTACTTAGACTATTTTTAGGGTTAGGTTAGTCATTTCATTGTTCCATACAACAAATAGTTAACCATTATTGTTCTAGAATAGattttgttgttcttttttaatttcaaataattttttttagaatccGATAGCGACTTTCAGAAAGTTGGCCAcgtttttgggaaaaaattattcgGATGAAGAATTAAGTATTCTGGAAAATCATCTTAGgattgataatttcaaaaataacaaatcagTCAACAACGACGAACACAGAAACATCGGTTTAATCGCTAATGGTGAGGAAAGTTTCATTAGAAAAGGAGTTATTGGAGGATGGACTACTTATTTCGATGAAAACTTATCTCAAGAAGCAGATAGATGGATTGAAGACAACCTACGGAGTAGTAATATTGTGTTGCCTTATTAAGATTCATCTAACTGTATGTGATATaagtgatatatatatatatatatatatatatatatatatatatatatattattaataaaaatttagttaatagataaataaaaaatgttgagtaCAAAcaagtatttatttcattattaatagaAGGATAACAcacaaaattgtcaaaattttagACATTTAGTcaaaaatctaataatatttcatcaaatttcatttaaagcGTTCAATCTACAAGATGTCTATTTAAGGCCCCATAACATAGCAAATCCAATGACATAAATATGCAGACTCCATAGATATAGGGTATAGTTTGAAGTTTTAATTCCatgatattttctttctttcgcTAGTTTCTACTCaagaaaagatatttttatacttttttaatatcgaaattctAAATCAGCAGTAATATAGAAGGAGATATAGACCTTCTACTACTTGTTGTTTGCGTGTTAACAAACACTGATACCCTGAGAAGATATAAGAATATTTACATTGAATAACACCAGAAAATAGACCACTTCCTCTTTATTTTTAGCAATCCTCAATGTTTGAGTGAGATTCTTGCCTGCTAGTTTTTAGAAGGTTCATGTATCTTCTGATCGATAACCTCACCTGGACTTTCTCTTCCAGAATAAATCTCCAAgaccaatttttttaactacataACCAAATAATTTCGTTATAGTTTCCGCCACCCTAATACTCAATCCCTTATGTTTTCTAAGCTTGTCTAGAATACATtagtttcttcttttctttgttCAGGATACTCTTTACCTGTTCTTTCCAGAGTTCAGCATTCTGATCCATATAGGAAgagtgaaaaaatcaaaattatatccTTATATTTTGTACTCTTTTATTCTTCATAGGTTATACGTTTGAACAAGAGACCGACTAGTCAAAACGCAATGCAGATGTGAGAAGATGGTGCCTTTTGGCAACAATTCTACAGGCTTacagaccaaaaaaaaacatgtaaagcTGTACCTTGAAATTCAGGGAccaaaatactttatttaagaaaacaaaatgataCAAGTCAAAGAGGAGTTGGTTGATCAGGAATAAAGTAAACCCGAATATCTGCCCAATCCGACGACATAAGAAATATATGCAAAAAGGCAAGACAAATGCGAGGCGACTTTTCCTTACTGTGAACCCGTCATATTTATCTGGAAAATGGCACAAACTTATCTGGTTGGATAGAAGTAGATGAATAAATGGACCTataataatatacttaaaaacTATGTTCCTATGCGTCTCAATGTGTGATTTTCAGagtagaaatataaataatttcaatatatttggtttactttaagaaaaaaggtagatgaaaatttggataattatgattgcattataaaaaataaatgttttagtaCATGTTAGGAGCTAACCTGTCTTAATATTGAATGAGCGGTAATACCCGAACAGTAGACCGCCATTACTTGCACCATAGGGTAATAGCGGTCAATGAAGGGTTTtacaaaatgattgaaaaatatgaaacgcGTGATAGATTGATAGTGTACTTGATATATATCTTTGGTCCACTATATAGGCTTTGTAAATGAATGATTACCTATCCCGTAAGTccctttaaaaaatttcaaaatggatCAATGCTTAAGTCATCGATATTCCCCTAACTTACGCTAAGTCGAGTTAcgagtaaaaaataataacagattattttcgattacgaatatataatgaatttttcttaatcGCAGAATGCTAAAAACTATTTCCAAACACATTTGATCGTACTTAGAGGCATTAGAATTTCAATTACTTATATGATTTCTAAGCTTGAAGCTATTTTGAAGCAATTGATTATGATAGCTTTATTTAATTTCAGTCCGGCGGTTTTTTCTAGTTCCAATTAATTATGGCACAACGCATAATTTTTCTAGCTGTGAaggttttaataattttgacgGTGAGTCAAATTAAGGTTTTTGAGTTTATGTCTGATATTTGTGATGTAActtttcgaaataaatattttactaaaaaatgtatctaaaaagaaaattgtagatccAATCCTTTTGAATTATCTTCTATCCATCTCTCAGcttcaatattcaatttatcGTCAAAGTAATTTCTCCAGCCTCCATTTGTTCCTTTTCTTATAAAACCTTCTTGATCTTTAAGCATAACTCCTAATTCTTTAAAATCTTCGTTGTTAACCGATTTGTTGTTTTTGAAGTTATCGATCGACAAATGAGCCTCTAAAAGAGCGATTTCCTCGTGTTTATAACTTTGCCCCAAAAATTTGGATACCTTCTCTATACACTTTCTCAAATcctaaaaatgattatatttattagaTACTGAGTAGACAACATAGATTATAAGATTACCTTGATCATATCTTCGTAGAAGAGAAACAGAAGATTGTCTTTATTTCTGCTATTCCATCCTTCTTTAATATGTTCCCAATAAGGAGAATAG
Coding sequences within:
- the LOC130891424 gene encoding tektin-4 — encoded protein: MAEYPPRYCGPCPHLAQFVPKNDTSYIEQNTTPEPNVQFKDVQGNNQPSLGVNSSDLKPDLTVPPVREVKFSDEKDKADGGYKGGIPPCTKNELDECGNVEQKPAKQENLKSILKKDTGPKTAEEMYAQQSVTAPIQKRPEQPEQQINPPCYLPQPNDSLPHPLGKSMGPIGPWATGRVDWGPLSGLTGIRPVVDKYSIARYSEGDWRSHNKEVLDMATREQHRANLIDWNGRQCLTESFTDVDKNQADNTKRLNQRELELHRWKCELERAIAAASEEITFMEEQRHRLKQASKVLTLPESISGESLERRTGRMDAELVRDEVEEEVMKEVALCAEIREIFSRTLKDVEKQLLEDKTAKQRLEYDWSDKKVSHEIDSINMALNNRSTVLMFKPGAVRFPDEQSTPDYWEHFTRETLLEGEATRQRSVTLRGTLDDILNNASKDLRAQADRVEAALAKRVACAQEVTKRLEDELKGVLKRLADVEDLKESLREAIRRLDTPMKKAQTRLDNRLLRPRVENCRDNVHFSLIEEVKSIGESVAALQAQLAQVEDSQGRLMKARSDLEREIMLKMKTLEIDNQRTRRIRSYYPSAAALSGH